A region of the Candidatus Zixiibacteriota bacterium genome:
GGTTCATATCGTGACAGCCGCGGCCACCTCGGCCAAAAATATCTACCGTTCCCTGGAACGTTGTGAAATAAACATCGAGCATCTGGTCCTTCAATCGCTGGCGGCATCATACGCCGGGATTACGGCCAATGAGGAAGATATGGGAGTGGTCCTGGTCGATATCGGCGGTGATTTGACCGATGTGGCGGTGTTTTATGACGGCTCTATAAGGCATACCGGAGTGGTGCCCCTGGGCGGCAGGAATGTCACCAATGATATCGCCATCGGTCTGCGGACCACGGTCGATCAGGCGGAAAAACTCAAAATCAAATACGGTTCGGCGCTGACCTCGCTGGTTGATGCCGACGAAATGATGGAAGTTATGGCGGCCATGGGCCATAAATCACGTTCGATTTCGCGTAATGTCCTGGCTTCGATTATCGAGCCCCGGATGGAGGAAATTCTATCCCTGGTGGCCCGGGAAATCAAAAAAGCCAACCCTCCCGAAGCACTGGCGGCCGGGATTATTCTCAGTGGCGGCGGGGCGATGCTTCCAGGGGTGGTCGAATTGGCCGAACAGATTCTGGATATGCCGGTCAAACCGAGTATTCCTTCCGGAATCAAGGATTTACCGGATGATATGAAAACACCTGAATTCGCCACCATTATCGGCTTGGTCAATTTCGGATATAAACACGGACCTGGTCAAGAAGTCAAAAAGGGCGGCCTGCGGGGATTGTTCAGCAAACTCGAGAAATGGATGTCTAATAATTTTTAATATATCATGGAGGAATTGATTATGAACGACGGGAACATGAGGATTGATTTCGCCGATGATCTTGACAATGTTGCCAATATCAAGGTTGTCGGGGTCGGCGGGGCCGGCGGTAATGCTGTCAATCGGATGATCGATGCCGGTCTTCGGGGGGTGGAATTTATAGCCATCAATACTGATGCTCAGGTTCTGGAAACCAATCGGGCCGGGAAAAAGGTTCAGATCGGGAAGAAACTGACCAAAGGCCTTGGGGCCGGTGCGAATCCCGATATCGGCCGCAAGGCGGTCGAGGAAGATATGGATGAAATCGGGGCCCTGATCGAGGGAGCCGATATGGTTTTCATCACGGCCGGAATGGGCGGCGGGACAGGAACCGGAGCGGCCCCGATTGTAGCCGAAATTGCCCGTCAGAAAGGCGCCCTGACAGTCGGGATTGTCACCAAGCCGTTCAATTTCGAGGGTAACAAACGGATGCAGAAGGCCGAAAGCGGTTTAAAAGAGCTTAAGAATAAATCCGATTCCTTGATTATTATTCCCAACGAACGCCTGCTGGCCATCGTGGATAAATCAACCAGACTAACCGACGCTTTCGCCTATGCCGATGAGGTCCTGCACCAGGCCACCAAGGGGATTTCCGATTTAATCGGTACCCCCGGGCTGGTTAACTGCGACTTTGCCGATGTCAAGACGGTGATGATGGAACGGGGCGATGCCCTGATGGGAACCGGGACCGGAAGCGGCGAAGATCGGGCCGAGACGGCCGCCCGGGCGGCTATTTCCTCGCCATTGCTGGAAGATATTTCAATCTCGGGGGCCAAGGGAGTCCTGGTCAATATTACCGGTGGTGAAGATATGTCGTTGCACGATGTCAATGAAGCCACGACAATCATCAACCAAGCGTCCGGGACTGATGCCAATATTATCTTCGGGGCGGTGATCGACCCGGTGCTGAACGATCAAATTCGGGTAACGGTGATTGCGACCGGTTTTGGTTCCCATGCCGATACCGAGCCACATGAGGAAAAGGAAGAGACAATGGTCCGGGCCGAACCGGGCAAGGTTATGTCTCTCTTTCCCGATCAGCCGAATTATGCAGTCAGGAAAGTGGCCGGCGGTAACGGCCGAGGCCGAACACCAGCCTTTCAGAGCGAGAATACCAAGATTCCGGCTTATATTCGAAGAATTGACGATTGAGTATAATTTCTTCACTCGGTTCCTCCACAGCGGATCGCCGACCTGAAAATCAGGTCGGCGGTCTGCATAGCCTTCAGACTATGGGATAAGCACCATATTTTTCAAGTCAACAATCGACCACCATATTCTATCTAATTGTGATATAATCACTTAACATCATAAAATAATGGTATGCCTTTTGCTCGAACTTTCTCGGTATTTTGTGAACAGTTTATCAGGAGGTATCCATGACCCTGACGCTCAATCATAAAGTCCAGGTCAATTCGATAATACGGAATATTGGATTGTCTCAGGCAAATCTTTCAAAAATCATGGAGAAACTGGCTTCAGGCCAGAGAATAAACTCGGCCGCCGATGATCCTGCCGGGCTGGTAATTTCCGAGCAGATGCGTTCGCGAATCGCTTCGCTTAACCAGGAAATCGAAAACACTTCACTGGCCGTCAATAAATATCAAACGGCCTCATCAACCGCTCTTCAACTTCGTGGAATTTTGACAGAATTGAATTCCCTGACTGTGGCGGCCGCCAATACTGCCGTCAACAGCGAAGAGATGACCGCCGTGTATCAGGGGGAGGCCAATCGGTTGGTGGAATCTTACAATCATATTGTCGAGACGGCCTCTTTTGGAAATTCGAAATTGCTTGATGGATCGGAGGGTTCGATTACAGCCGTTGCCGAACTGGGGCAACTTGATCTGTCGGATGCGACCTCGGTCGAGCAGACGCTGGCGACCATCGAGAGTAACGTGTCGCGGCTTGATCTTCAGATTGCGGACATGGGAGCCGCCCAGAAAAACGATCTGGAAAGCCGGCTGGCCAATCTCAGGATTGAGGCTGAGAATCTGACTGCGGCCGAGTCGCAGATAAGGGATACCGATTATACCGCCGAATATTCCAACTTCATCCTTGGCCAGATGCAACTCAAAGCCTCGATTGCCCTTCTGGCGCACAGTCATATTTCATCGCAGATGGTTCTATCTTTAATCAAGAGCGGAGATTAAAATTTTAACTCATCCCGGTAGTGCCATTGCAGAAAATTATAGAATAAAAAAACCGCCTGACCTGAGGCGGTTTTAATAGTCGTGATACTATTCGGCAGATTTTCAAGCCGAGGTTTCTTTGCCCGTTGCGGCCGGACGCGGCCGTTTGAAACTGGTGACCTTCTGTACCTTGCCGGCTTTTAAGCACGAAGTGCATACCCGGATTTTCCTGACGGTTCCATCCATATTGGCCCGGACTGTTTGAAGGTTCGGATTCCAGCGCCGACGGGACAGGTTATGGGCATGGGATATCGAGTTTCCGAATACCGGTTTCTTTCCGCATATTTCACATACTTTCGCCATTTTTCCATCTCCTAAAAAGCAAGAAACCCTATAATAAACAAAATACCCCAAAAAGCAAGCGGATATTTGAGTCCGTTTTGTTTTTTTTCGGCATTTTGGCCTTTTGGGTCCACCGGGATCGCTTTTTTACTTTACTTGACTCCCTCTTTCAAAACAATTATCATTCTAAATTGTATTAACAATATATCCGGAGAGATGATGGCCGGGCCGTCCCGGATGGCATAGATTGAGGTATATATGCTTGATTTGAAAACGATTAGAGAGAATCCCGAGTTGGTCAAGTCGGCTGTCCTTAATAAAAATGAAACGGCTGATATCGATAAAATCCTGGAATTAGACGAAAAAAGAAGGGCTGTCATAAGTGAAGTAGAACGGCTCAAGGCTTTGAGAAACAGGGTTTCGGAAAATATCGCCGAGAAGAAAAAAAATAAGGAAAACGCCGACAATGATATTGCTGAGATGAAAGAAGTCGGACAGAAAATAGCCGAACTTGATACCGATCTTCGCTCGATCATGGACGCCCTCAATTATCACCTGCTCCGGGTACCCAACCTGCCTCATCCCGATGTCCCGGTGGGACCGAACGAGGAGAGTAATGTCACAGTTCGCGAATGGGGCAAGATTCCGCAGTTTGATTTCGAACCATTGCCGCATTGGGAACTGGGTGAAAAATTCGATATTATCGATTTACCCGCGGCCGCTAAGATCAGTGGTTCGGGCTATTTTGTCCTGAAGGGAATCGGTGCCCGCCTGCATCGCGCCCTTATTTCCTTTATGCTGGATACCCATACGGCCGATGGATACACCGAGATATATGCTCCCTACATTGCCAATGAAATGGCCATGACCGGCACAGGTCAGCTTCCCAAGCTGGCCGAGGATATGTATCAGCTCAAGGATGAGAATTTTTATCTGATTCCCACGGGTGAAGTCCCGGTGACCAATCTTCACCGCGAGGAGATTCTCGCCTATGACCGGCTACCGCTTTATTATGTGACTCATACACCCTGTTTTCGGCGTGAAGCCGGGGCCGCCGGGAAAGATACCCGGGGGACACTGCGGGTCCACCAGTTCGATAAGGTCGAGCTGGTAAAAATTGTCCGTCCGGAGACATCCTATGCCGAACACGAGAACCTGGTAGCCCAGGCGGAGAAAATACTTAGGGCTCTTAATCTGCCCTACCGGGTCAGGCTTCTGGCCACCGGGGATCTTTCATTCGCGGCCGCCAAATGTTATGATCTGGAAATCTGGTCAGCCGGGGTGAACAAATACCTGGAGATATCGTCGGTGTCCAATTTCGAAGATTTCCAGGCCCGGCGGATGAATACCCGCTTCCGTGATGAGGATAAAAAAGTCCGTTTTGTCCATACTCTCAACGGTTCGGGAGTGGCCCTGGCCCGGTTGATTCCGGCTATTCTCGAGAACAATCAAACCGATTACGGGACTATTATGATACCCGAAATCATCAGACCTTACATGAGCGGACGGGCAGAAATAACCGGACGTGAATAACCTTATTAACAACCGGCTGTCAATCGGCTGGACCACGGTCTTTAAGCTGTTCCTGCTGATCGGGATCGTTTTGATCTCGGTTGTTTTTATCTGGTATACCCTGGATGTAATCGGCCAGTTGAAAGATGAGGCGGAGCGCAATGCCACCTCCTATGTCAAACTTTGGCAACTGGCGGCCAGTGAGAATTCATCGGGAAGTGAGGTCCAGATCATATTCGAGGAAGTCATCAAAAAGGCCAATTTCCCGGTCATTATCGCCGATACCGAGGGGAATCCCGTATTCTGGCGTAATGTTGATGGTGTGGTCGATAACGACCCATCGCCGGAAGCCCATCGGAAGATCAGGGAACTGGCCCGGCGGATGGGGGAGGACAAAGGCGCCATTCCGCTCAAGTTCGGCGAACAAACCATCTCATATTTTTATTATGGTGATTCGCGGGTTATTCGGCAGTTGCAATGGATGCCGTTCGTGGAAATCGGTTTGGTGGGAGCGTTTATCCTGGTCGGTTTTATCGGATTCCAGAATATCCGCCGATCCGAAGAACGTCATATCTGGGTTGGTATGGCCAAGGAAACGGCGCATCAACTGGGGACCCCGATTTCCTCACTGATGGGATGGCTGGAAATACTTTCTCAGAAAGGGGCATCAGACAAAAAGGATTCCGGAATTTTGCGCGAGGATATGTTACGGCAAATGAAAACCGATATCGATCGCCTGCAACAGATTGCCAATCGTTTCGGCAAGATCGGGGCTCGACCCGAACTGGTCGAAAGTAATCTGGGTGAATTGATCGAAAACACCGTAGCTTATTTC
Encoded here:
- the ftsA gene encoding cell division protein FtsA, yielding MSENRILTGIDIGTTNLRAMITEVGEDSVPSFLGYGSVRAEGLRRGVVVNMEKTVRAISKAVEQAEIDAEEHIETAVAGIAGDHIRSINSHGVIAVSRSDNEIGERDVKKAIEAASAIAIPADREIIHVLPQEYTIDEQSGIKNPVGMTGVRMEVEVHIVTAAATSAKNIYRSLERCEINIEHLVLQSLAASYAGITANEEDMGVVLVDIGGDLTDVAVFYDGSIRHTGVVPLGGRNVTNDIAIGLRTTVDQAEKLKIKYGSALTSLVDADEMMEVMAAMGHKSRSISRNVLASIIEPRMEEILSLVAREIKKANPPEALAAGIILSGGGAMLPGVVELAEQILDMPVKPSIPSGIKDLPDDMKTPEFATIIGLVNFGYKHGPGQEVKKGGLRGLFSKLEKWMSNNF
- a CDS encoding 50S ribosomal protein L28, giving the protein MAKVCEICGKKPVFGNSISHAHNLSRRRWNPNLQTVRANMDGTVRKIRVCTSCLKAGKVQKVTSFKRPRPAATGKETSA
- the serS gene encoding serine--tRNA ligase, with the protein product MLDLKTIRENPELVKSAVLNKNETADIDKILELDEKRRAVISEVERLKALRNRVSENIAEKKKNKENADNDIAEMKEVGQKIAELDTDLRSIMDALNYHLLRVPNLPHPDVPVGPNEESNVTVREWGKIPQFDFEPLPHWELGEKFDIIDLPAAAKISGSGYFVLKGIGARLHRALISFMLDTHTADGYTEIYAPYIANEMAMTGTGQLPKLAEDMYQLKDENFYLIPTGEVPVTNLHREEILAYDRLPLYYVTHTPCFRREAGAAGKDTRGTLRVHQFDKVELVKIVRPETSYAEHENLVAQAEKILRALNLPYRVRLLATGDLSFAAAKCYDLEIWSAGVNKYLEISSVSNFEDFQARRMNTRFRDEDKKVRFVHTLNGSGVALARLIPAILENNQTDYGTIMIPEIIRPYMSGRAEITGRE
- the ftsZ gene encoding cell division protein FtsZ; amino-acid sequence: MRIDFADDLDNVANIKVVGVGGAGGNAVNRMIDAGLRGVEFIAINTDAQVLETNRAGKKVQIGKKLTKGLGAGANPDIGRKAVEEDMDEIGALIEGADMVFITAGMGGGTGTGAAPIVAEIARQKGALTVGIVTKPFNFEGNKRMQKAESGLKELKNKSDSLIIIPNERLLAIVDKSTRLTDAFAYADEVLHQATKGISDLIGTPGLVNCDFADVKTVMMERGDALMGTGTGSGEDRAETAARAAISSPLLEDISISGAKGVLVNITGGEDMSLHDVNEATTIINQASGTDANIIFGAVIDPVLNDQIRVTVIATGFGSHADTEPHEEKEETMVRAEPGKVMSLFPDQPNYAVRKVAGGNGRGRTPAFQSENTKIPAYIRRIDD
- a CDS encoding HAMP domain-containing histidine kinase, with amino-acid sequence MNNLINNRLSIGWTTVFKLFLLIGIVLISVVFIWYTLDVIGQLKDEAERNATSYVKLWQLAASENSSGSEVQIIFEEVIKKANFPVIIADTEGNPVFWRNVDGVVDNDPSPEAHRKIRELARRMGEDKGAIPLKFGEQTISYFYYGDSRVIRQLQWMPFVEIGLVGAFILVGFIGFQNIRRSEERHIWVGMAKETAHQLGTPISSLMGWLEILSQKGASDKKDSGILREDMLRQMKTDIDRLQQIANRFGKIGARPELVESNLGELIENTVAYFRRRLPFNGQGVDIIYNRSQETLPSLNVNQELIAWVIENLIKNSLQVVDPQKGIIELTAFLSRDSRFIIIEVIDNGKGIPVGMARKIFRPGFTTKKRGWGLGLTLARRIIEEYHRGRISLIKSRPGETIFQIILPVKGTDRVKRFGQYM